The nucleotide sequence gctcAGATTGCTGGCGAGATCCTGAGACATTTCCGGGTAAAGGGTGGTTGCAGGgtcaggggctgggctggggaacCATATGGCCGGTCCTGAGCCTCTCCCCCAACCTCCCCCGACCCCATCCTGTCCTGGACAGGTGAACTCCTTGGATGACAATGGGGTCCTGATTGGGAACTGGTCTGGCGATTACTCCCGAGGCACCAACCCGTCAGCATGGGTGGGCAGCGTGGAGATCCTACTCAGCTACCTGCGCACTGGCTATTCTGTCCCCTACGGCCAGTGCTGGGTCTTCGCCGGTGTGACCACCACAGGTAGTGGAAGGACggggacaggaggagggagggaagcaggttCCACCTTCCCGAGTGAGCCAGGTCCAGCTGTGGCTACATTGCAGGGGCAGGCTGCTGTGGATGGTAGGCTGGCCTTAATTACCGTTAATTAGTGTTAATAACCGAGAGAGGcctaggggagaggaaggagaaggaacagGCAGGGACAAGGCCAAGCAGGTGGCCTTGCTTCCCCTAACCCCCAACGCTCCCTGCCCCAAAGCCCTCCTGACCCTAATGACCCCTGACCCAGCTTGGCAACCCCAGTTGCCCTTGTCCCCCTGCTGTTCCTGACCTGACACCTCACCTGCCCCCAACTCTGCCCTGGCTCCGGGCCCTAAACCCCAACCCTGGCTCCTCTGCAGTGCTGCGCTGCCTGGGCCTGGCCACCCGCACTGTCACCAACTTCAACTCAGCGCACGACACAGACACGTCCCTCACCATGGACATCTACTTTGACGAGAACATGAAGCCACTTGAGCACCTGAACCATGATTCTGTTTGGTGAGGCTGGGGCGGGGGCTGGACTGCCGTCTCTGGTGAGGAACCGTGACCTGAGGCCTGGAGGCCGAGGTGGGGTGCTGGGGAGGCCTGGACGGGCTGCTCAGACCCAGCCCTCCCTCTTGTCCATCCAGGAACTTCCACGTGTGGAACGACTGTTGGATGAAGAGGCCAGACCTGCCCTCAGGCTTTGACGGGTGGCAGGTTGTGGACGCCACACCCCAGGAGACCAGCAGTGGTGAGACGGGGCCCTGCCTGGCTCCCGTACCCCACTTTGGCCCCCTCCCAGCTCCCCAACCTGCTAACAAACTCCAGAGCGTCAGCGCTAGGCTGGGCCTCAGAGCCTGGTCCTTTAACATCAAGGTTCTTTAAACCAGCTTATCAGTGAAGTCACTGTAGGGCCCTTAGTTTATTGCCACCTTCCTGCATAACTATTTATTTgcctaaattttatttatttataattcctCAGAGGGTTAATTACTCAGATGGTTCAAAAGTCAAAAGATGCAAGAGAATTCAGTGAGAGGTTTCCCTCCCCCAACAAATCCACTGTTCTCACTTGCTTTTTTACTTGTAGGTCCCGGAGATAATTAATTGAAGGgcccttttatttatatattttttaaagataaaaaattgtCATTATTCTAAGTAATACAtgcttggaaggaaaaaaaaacatagaattgAACAATGTAAATTGTAAAAGTTCCCTATTCTCTCTGAagaggcttttgttttgttttaagtaaaTTTCTAGGTCCTACCCCAGACCTGATACATCAGACATTCCAGGGTAGATTCTAGGAATATCTATTTTTGGAAGTTCCCCTGGTGATGCTGAAGATCAGCTGGGTCTGGGACCGACTCCAAGCCCTTGTGGGACACGTGGCAAGTGATGGCACAGAGAGGGACAGTGACTTTCTCTAGGACACAGAGCGCTAggtcagcagcagagcacacccGGTCCCTGACTCCCTCCCTTTCTAACCCACGTTCTCACTTTTGCCAAGTCCCTCTCCTGTCTATTTGGTTGCTCGCTGTGAGTTATATATACAGTATAGAAAAAATCAGGGTTCAGATGggtttaaagaagaaaacagccCCTATGATGGAGACCTATGACATAATCACTGATGACATAACCTACTAGTCCCTTTTCTGTGTCCACATGCATGTTTCTGCAAAAATTAGAGCTGCCATACACTCTGTTCTCAAACAGGTATCGTGTCCCGGTCCCCCCTCCAGCCCCGGGCGGCTGGGCCTGCTTCCTtcccccctctcccttccttgtCCCGGGTCCAATGGTCCATGCCTGGCCTGCATTCCTCCTCTGGTCTCTGGCCAGACCCCTCCCGCTCTGTCATCTGCCCCTGAGTTGTGTAACCCAGTGATGCCTGTGATGCTGGAACAGCCTGGCCCAGGACCCCAGGAGATCTGAGTTCCTGCCCCCACGCTGGGAAGCGGTGGGGTAGGCGGCAGGCAGCGGCTTTGGGGCCAGCCAGCCCCGGGCTTGATTCCAGCTTGATCACTTCTTAGATACGTCATCTCGAGCAAGTTCCTTGCACCTTTGGGTTCTGGTGTTTTTGTGTGTAATATGGGGATAACATGTACCATGTAGGGTGGTTGGGAGAATTACATGAGATCATTATACATTAGAGAGACCAGCAGCATGCCTGGAATAGTCCCTACTGATAAATCTTAGCTCCTTCCATTCTCTCTGTATCTAAGTGTCCTGTGAGATCCTGACATCTGCTTtgcctcactgagcctcagtttccccagctgtaaagGGGACCGTAGTGCTAGGTGTTTTCTAAGATTCTTTCCTGTTGGATGGCCCTCCCTTCCTGTTCTGTGTCCTTTcctgccaagcctcctccctgtCAGGCCATCTCCTCTAGAAAACCCTCCTGAGCACAATGAGGACAGACTCTATTTCCCACCAGCtccgcccccacctccccacagaGAGCACACAGCGGGCTGTAGAGCTGAGAGTTTGTCTGGATCTTTCTGGAATGGTGGCTGCGGTGTCATTACTTTCCCAGCCAGCATGCAGAGCCACCATGGGCTCTGGGTTTGATTTGATGTAGGATGTGGGGTCCTGACCTCTGGGGGTCACAGATGGCCAATATCCAGCTTCAGCCAGTAGAGGAAAAGTATACGATGACTTAGTGATCCAGGCAGTCTTGTCCCACGGttggccccgccccaccccctgcTGACTGAGGCCAAATGGAACCATGctcttctttgttttccttccctGGGTTGGACCAGGTGGCACCGACCCTGAGGCAGTGGGCACTGGGCCTGGGTGGGTGGGCCTCTCCCCAGGATCTGAGGGTCCCCCTTGGCCTCCTTGGATCTTTCACCTCCATCCTGCCCTCACTCCCCTAGGCATCTtctgctgtggcccctgctctGTGGAGTCCATCAAGAATGGCCTGGTCTACATGAAGTACGACACCCCTTTCATTTTTGCTGAGGTGAGGGCTGTGCTCCAGGCGCCTTCTTGGGCAGTCCGGAGGGACCAGAGCTCTGGCCTCTGTCCGGGTTCTCTAGTCCTGGCTTCACCGCtgactgactagctgtgtgaccttgggcaagtcactctttctatgagtcttagtttcctcaactgtaaaaaagGGATAAAAATGGCTGCCGTGCTTCCTGTACTCGGGATCAAAAGAAATAATGGGTATGGAACTGCTTAATAAGTCATAAAGCCAGTGAATGAGCATAAGGGATTATTGTTATTAATGCCAAAATGCGCTGCAAGGAGCCTCCCAGACCAGCTTCCCTGCTCTCTGGTCTTGTCTGGCTCAGCTTGGAAAGTCGCCCAGTTTGGCTCTGCCGGGAAGCTCCCAACCTTCGGATCTGGCCTTCCTTGCAGCGCCAGGATCGGAGAAGGCAGCTGGGAATCAGGCCCAGCCTCAGACCCTCTGGCTCGCTCATTCCTGGCTCACAGCCCCCACACCCACCAACAGGTGAACAGCGATAAGGTTTACTGGCAGCGGCAGGCTGATGGCAGCTTCAAGATTGTGTACGTGGAGGAGAAGGCCATTGGCACGCTCATCATCACAAAGGCCATTGGCTCCCACATGCGGGAGGACGTCACCCACATCTATAAGCACCCAGAAGGTACTGTCCTCCCAACCTGGCCAGCTCCGGCCCATGCCAAGTGTTCCTGCTGAGCACTTGCCCATACTGGCTTCACCCTTGACCCTCAACCCCCAGGCTCAGAAGCAGAGCGGAAGGCAGTGGAGACAGCAGCAGCCCATGGCAGCAAACCCAACGTGTACGCCACCCGGGACTCGGCTGAGGATGTGGCCTTGCAGGTGGAGTCACAGGACGCAGTGATGGGGCAGGACCTGACGGTCTGCGTGGTGCTGACCAATCGCGGCGGCAGCCTCCGCACTGTGAAGCTGCACCTGTACCTCTCTGTCACCTTCTACACGGGTGTCACTGGGTCCGTCTTCAAGGAGAGCAAGAAAGAAGTGGTGCTGCAGCCAGGGGCCTGTAAGTGCTCCTTCCCGGGCTCTGCCCCCTGGGCGGCTGGGCACCCCGGGGCTGTGAACCTGGAGACCCCGGGGGGCCGTGTCTGGGGAAGCAGGCCCCGGTGACaccatgcttttctccccagcgGACCGTGTGGACATGCCCGTGGCTTACAGGGAATACCAGCCCCACCTCGTGGACCAGGGGGCCATGCTGCTCAATGTCTCGGGCCACGTCAAGGAGAACGGGCAGGTGCTGGCCAAGCAGCATACCTTCCGTCTGCGCACCCCGGACCTCTCTCTCACGGTGAGTGCAGCTTGCTGGGCCTCGgggatggccaggggctgggggagatcggaggggaaagggagagggcgCTGAGCCAGGAGTAGTTCCAGGAGAAGTTCAGGGACTGGCTCTGAgctcttgggcctcagtttcctcatctggaaaatgagatcTCATATCCCCGATGCTGTGATAGCTTCAGCTGGGGAGTGAGTTGGAGTTTCCTCTCTGGCTTTTGGGGAGCCTTTTCTTGGGGGCAGAAATGTGGGACTTGGGGAGGTTTTGATTCTAAGGAGTTTTCCCTCTCTGGTGGGGTGTATGGTCCCCATGTGGCTGGCCAGGGTCTCTGATGTGGGGGTGGGCCTCTCTTTCCCTTAGTTATTGGGGGCAGCTGTGGTGGGCCAGGAGTGCGAAGTGCAGATTGTCTTCAAGAACCCCCTGCCTGTCACCCTCACCAACGTCGTCTTCCGGCTCGAGGGCTCCGGGCTACAGAGACCCAAGATCCTCAACGTTGGGTGAGTCTGGCCTCTCTCCTGCCCCTGCAGCTGCCCTTGCCTGCCTCCTGGGCTGCCCTGGGTCCCAGCTTTGCTTCTCTCTCGGTCAGGATGGGTACGGTGTGTCAGGGCCCAGCCAAGGAGCCTGGGGCCAGTGGGCAGTACCTCCCGACTCAGTTCAGTCTAAACAGCATTTCAGGAGACTTGCTGCGGGCCTGTGCTGGGCTCCGTGTCCCTGCCCTGCCTCCCATCTCAGTAGGGAGCTAAAACTTCCCGTGGGAATCGTCAGCACCTCCTCACAAACATCGCCCAGCTCTCAGGCGTTGACCGGGCACTTTCAggaacattatctcatttagagACTACAAAAACCCTTTAAAGGACATTAGAGAGCATCCTATGGTTAAAAGCAAAgctttgtggggccggccccgtggcgtagcggttaagtgcacgcactctgctgctggaggcccaggttcggatcctgggcgcgcactgacacaccgcttgtcaggccatgctgtggtggcgtcccatacaaagtggaggaagatcggcatggatgtaagctcagggccagtcttcctcagcaaaaagtggaggattggtgtggatgttagctcagggctgatcttcctcacaaaaaaaattttaaaaaaaggcaaagctTTGGGATCCTAAAGGCTTGGGTTCAGGTCCCAGCTCCATCACTCACTGGCTACGCGCCCTCAGGCAAGTGACTTATCTCCTCTAAGGCTCAGTTTTGTCCCCTGTAAAGTGGGGATCACCATGGGACCTGGCTCTGAGGTCGTAGTGAGACTCAGAGGAGAGGATACACAGAAAGTGTGTAGCTGGTTCGTGGCACAAAGTCAGGGCTCTGTTGGGAGTGGTCAGCCACACTTTACAGACGGGAAGGCTGGGGCCACGTCTCACAGGGGCGCACAGCTCATGAGGGGCAGACTCTGCTCTTCCCGCCGTCACACGCACCGCGCACAGGCTCTCAAGCTTCTTGCCTGGTTTGTGCCATGAGGGCCGAGCAGCAGTTCCAGAGGAGAGGGCCCCACACCCCAGGCCCTACCCCAGCCCTCCTGAGCCTGACCCTGGGCCAGACGAGGCTCTGTGCCCAGTGAGGGCACACACAGTGCTTGTGTTCCTGGCGTGTGCTGTTGTCTCTGACACAGACCCACATGCTGCCCTGTCTCTTTCCAGGAACAGCACAGAGGGAAAGCAGAGAAGGCCAGAGGCTGACCTTTAAGATCAGCTTTCTGGGGACAGGGGTGggcattttcctcttttgacaaaggCCTGTGTAGAGGGGCCGGGTGAGGGAAGCAGAA is from Diceros bicornis minor isolate mBicDic1 chromosome 5, mDicBic1.mat.cur, whole genome shotgun sequence and encodes:
- the TGM1 gene encoding protein-glutamine gamma-glutamyltransferase K, whose amino-acid sequence is MPSPTPAPGMTEGPRSDVGRWGGNPWQPPTTPSPEPEPEPESRSRRGGRSFWARCCGCCSCGNRTDDDLGPEPSGGRGSRSGSRRPDSRGSDSRQPGSRGRGSGVNATGDGTIREGMLVVTSVDLLSSRSDQNRREHHTDEFEYNELIVRRGQPFHMVLLLSRPYESSDHVALELLIGNNPEVGKGTHVIIPVGKGGSGGWKAQVTKASGQNLNLRVHTSPNAIIGKFQFTVRTRTEAGEFQLPFDPRNEIYILFNPWCPEDIVYVDREDWRQEYVLNESGRIYYGTEAQIGERTWNYGQFDHGVLDACLYILDRRGMPYGGRGDPVSVSRVISAMVNSLDDNGVLIGNWSGDYSRGTNPSAWVGSVEILLSYLRTGYSVPYGQCWVFAGVTTTVLRCLGLATRTVTNFNSAHDTDTSLTMDIYFDENMKPLEHLNHDSVWNFHVWNDCWMKRPDLPSGFDGWQVVDATPQETSSGIFCCGPCSVESIKNGLVYMKYDTPFIFAEVNSDKVYWQRQADGSFKIVYVEEKAIGTLIITKAIGSHMREDVTHIYKHPEGSEAERKAVETAAAHGSKPNVYATRDSAEDVALQVESQDAVMGQDLTVCVVLTNRGGSLRTVKLHLYLSVTFYTGVTGSVFKESKKEVVLQPGASDRVDMPVAYREYQPHLVDQGAMLLNVSGHVKENGQVLAKQHTFRLRTPDLSLTLLGAAVVGQECEVQIVFKNPLPVTLTNVVFRLEGSGLQRPKILNVGDIGGNETVTLRQTFVPVRPGPRQLIASLDSPQLSQVHGVIQVDVAPASGGGSFFSDAGGNRSSGETIPMASRGGA